One Solanum lycopersicum chromosome 4, SLM_r2.1 DNA window includes the following coding sequences:
- the LOC101261615 gene encoding E3 ubiquitin-protein ligase UPL2, with protein sequence MTTLRSSLPSRLRQLLSSEGAIGPSIKLDSEPPPKIKAFIDKVIQCPLQDIAIPLSGFRWEYGKGNFNHWRPLFLHFDTYFKTYLCNRKDLGLSDNILEDDSPFPKQAVLQILRVMQIILENCHNKGSFSGLEHFMLLLASTDPEILIATLETLAVLVKINPSKLHASGKLVGCGTINSCLLSLAQGWGSKEEGLGLYYCVTVNERSQDEGLSLFPSNVENDGDKSLYHLGSTLYFELHSANAQSNAEAEDGAVSTGMSVINIPDLHVRKEEDLSLMKFCIEQYNVPPAQRFALLTRIRYAHAFRSPKVCRLYSKICLLAFIVLVQASDSHDELASFFANEPEYTNELIRIVRSEETISGNVRTLAMNALGAQLAAYASSHERARILSGSSISFAGGNRMILLNVLQRAILSLSSSNDLSSVSFVEAVLQFYLLHVISSSSSGSVIRGSGMVPTFLPLVEDADPAHIHLVCLAVKTLQKLLDYSNAAVTLFKDLGGVELLANRLQIEVHRVIDVAGDTDNSMVIGEHFKSSEEQIYSQKRLIRVLLKALGSATYAPANSARSQGSNDASLPATLCLLFSNVEKFGGDIYSSAVTVMSEIIHKDPTCFPALHELGLPIAFLSSVVSGILPSPKALTCVPNGLGAICLNPKGLESVKETSALRFLVDIFTNKKYVVAMNEGIVPLANAVEELLRHVSSLRGTGVDLIIEIVNSIASRGDGEHAESSGKSSETTEMDTDTDNSESVASSSLVESTYSSGETISDEQFIQLAVFHVMVLVHRTMENSETCRLFVEKSGIESLLKLLLRPSVAQSSEGMSIALHSTMVFKTFTQHHSAALARAFCSFLKDHLKKALSGFDVVSGAFMLDPKSTPDRTFSSLFLVEFLLFLAASKDNRWVTALLTEFGNGSKDVLEDIGRIHREILWQLALLEESKVDVEEGSAGATDEARQSELSTTDSEEQRLNSFRQFLDPLLRRRMSGWSFESQFFDLINLYRDLTRASSLQQRQTTDGPSTVRIEASHQSQQAGSLDDAGGSNRKEDKQRSYYHSCRDMVKSLSIHITHLFQEMGKVMLLPSRRRDDTLNVSAPSKSVASTFASIAIDHMNFGGHVTSGSEASVSTKCRYFGKVIEFIDGILLDKPDSCNAVILNCLYGRGVLQSVLTTFEATSQLLFAVNRAPTSPMETDETHTRQDGVEDADRSWIYGPLGSYGKLMDHLATSSLILSPFTKHLLTQPLVSGDIPFPRDEETFVKVLQSMVLKTVLPVWTHPQFTECNYDFIAAVLNIIRHIYSGVEVKNTNSTATRVSGPPPNETTISTIVEMGFSRNRAEEALRQVGSNSVELAMEWLFSHPEEVQEDDELARALAMSLGNSGSEAKEDVPKESSVTIEEEMVQPPPVDELLSTCHKLLQMKDSLAFPVRDLLVMICSQNDGEHRSAVVSFIVEQVKVSSNVSEDGNRSILFNLFHVLALILNEDTDAREIAAKTGFVSVSSDLLSQWISSTFDREKVPKWVTAAFVAIDRLAQVDQKVNADILEQLKGDDATQKSVSINEDKYNKLQSSLSPKYLDGQEQKQLVEIACGCMRNQLPSETMHAVLQLCATLTRTHSVAVNFLDAGGLQLLLSLPTSSLFIGFDNIAATIIRHILEDPQTLQQAMEAEIRHNVVSASNRQSSGRLTPRNFLLNLTSVIQRDPVIFMRAARSVCQVEMVGERPYVVLLRDREKDKKDKDKDKDKDREKEKSEDKDKMQNADLKSGVGTVSHGVHGKSLDASSKNVKVHRKPPHSFVSVIELLLDPVVKFVPPLKDEPATKESLGSTDMEIDISANKGKGKAIASASEASEADNHELSAYMAKIVFILKLLTEILLMYTASVHILLRKDSEVSSCIAVPVRTGHLAGGIFHHILHKFLPYTKSSKKERKTDVDWRQKLSSRASQFLVASCVRSTEARKRIFTEINSVFSDFVEFGSGFRAPGIEIQAFVDLLSDVLTARAPTGSSISAEASATFIDVGLVQSLTRALNVLDLDHTDSSKVVTAVVKVLELVTKEHVHAAESNAGRGEQSTKTQDDNQSGTAIDALAVLANETLSQPNVNSVPTDHIEPFGATQNFGGSEAVTDDMEHDQDIDGGFGPSNEDDYMHESNEDTRNLENGLEIRFEIQPDVQEHLDEDDDEEDDDDDDEMSGDEGDEVDEDEEGDEEHNDLEEDEAHHLQHPDTDQDDQEIDEDDFDEEVMDEEDEEDEDEEDGVILRLGDGMNGINVFDHIEVFGREHSLSSETLHVMPVEVFGSRRQGRTTSIYNLLGRGGDSIAPSQHPLLVEPSSLLQLGQPRQSESIRDAYSDRSSEGTSSRLDSVFRSLRSSRHGQRFNFWTNDNQQSGGSGASALPQGFEDLLVSHLRRPSPEKSADQDAIEGSQNRGEATQFAGSGEMAAESAMENNNNNEARDASTPSTVLDESGGANVTPVANVSSQGTDAPSSQSQPVEMQFEQNDVAIRDVEAVSQESSGSGATLGESLRSLDVEIGSADGHDDGGDRQGSADARTRRTNVSFGNSTQVSARDVALHSVSEASEHPNQEAEQGGPNDEQQRNVDADSGSIDPAFLEALPEELRAEVLSAQQGQATQPPNSEPQNGGDIDPEFLAALPSDIREEVLAQQRAQRLQQSQELEGQPVEMDTVSIIATFPSELREEVLLTSSDAILANLTPALVAEANMLRERFARRYNRTLFGMYPRNRRGDSRRNEQLDRAGGTLSRRSAGSKPLEADGSPLVDTEGLRALVRLLRVFQPIYKVPLQRLMLNLSAHAETRTALVKIFMDLLMLDVGQPATDLNTAEPPYRLYGCQSNVMYSRPQHLDGIPPLLSRRVLETLTYLAKNHSLVAKTLLEFRLPRPVLEGPIVPDQRRGKAVMVEADGPDRWQLEGQVSLALLLGLLNHPLYLRSVAHLEQLLNLLDVVVQNTESKSNAREEPGTSSTEQLPGPPVQSAAEMNTESHAASSEVEDKSGASSSITGRDQSTESILLSLPQLELRRLCSLLAREGLSDNAYSLVAEVLKKLVAIAPAICHLFITELAGSVQSLTRSAMDELNKFREVEKALLSTTSTDGAVILRVLQALSSLVASIGDKKNENQIISEKEHGVTISLVWDINTALEPLWQELSTCISTMESFSETAPNLPHSSIVTSSKPAGAMSSLPAGSQNILPYVESFFVMCEKLHPGHLGAGQEFSIATVPDPEEATASAMQPKTPTSATKVDEKHIAFVKFAEKHKKLLNAFVRQNPGLLEKSFSIMLKVPRFVDFDNKRSYFRSKIKHQHDHHHSPLRISVRRAYILEDSYNQLRMRTTQELKGRLTVHFQGEEGIDAGGLTREWYQLLSRVIFDKGALLFTTVGNEATFQPNPNSVYQTEHLSYFKFVGRVVGKALFDGQLLDVHFTRSFYKHILDAKVTYHDIEAIDPDYFKNLKWLLENDISDILDLTFSIDADEEKLILYERNEVTDYELIPGGRNIRVTEENKQQYVNLVAEHRLTTAIRPQINAFLEGFSELIPRELISIFHDKELELLISGLPDIDLDDLRANTEYSGYSPGSPVIQWFWEVVQAFSKEDKARLLQFVTGTSKVPLEGFSALQGISGSQKFQIHKAYGSADHLPSAHTCFNQLDLPEYPSKEHLEERLLLAIHEANEGFGFG encoded by the exons ATGACGACCTTAAGATCGAGTTTGCCGTCCAGGTTACGGCAACTTCTCTCCAGCGAAGGTGCCATTGGTCCATCTATTAAACTTGACTCTGAACCT CCCCCAAAAATAAAGGCCTTTATTGACAAGGTTATCCAGTGTCCATTACAAGATATAGCAATTCCTCTTTCTGGTTTCCGCTGGGAGTATGGCAAG GGAAATTTTAATCACTGGAGACCATTGTTTCTACATTTTGATACTTATTTCAAGACGTACTTATGTAATAGGAAAGATCTTGGCTTGTCTGATAATATATTAGAAGATGATAGCCCTTTCCCTAAGCAAGCAGTTCTACAGATCTTACGTGTGATGCAGATCATACTAGAGAATTGTCATAATAAGGGTTCATTTAGTGGCTTGGAG CATTTCATGCTTTTGTTGGCTTCAACAGATCCTGAGATCCTCATTGCAACTTTAGAGACTCTTGCtgtattagtaaaaataaatccATCGAAGCTACATGCAAGTGGTAAATTAGTTGGGTGTGGTACTATAAATAGCTGTCTCCTGTCACTTGCGCAGGGGTGGGGAAGTAAGGAAGAAGGTCTGGGCTTGTATTATTGTGTTACTGTAAACGAAAGAAGTCAGGATGAAGGCCTATCTTTGTTTCCATCCAATGTGGAAAATGATGGTGACAAGTCACTTTATCACTTGGGGTCCACCCTTTATTTTGAGTTGCATAGTGCCAATGCCCAAAGCAATGCCGAAGCTGAGGATGGCGCAGTATCAACGGGCATGAGTGTAATTAACATACCTGATCTCCATGTACGGAAAGAAGAAGATCTGTCGTTAATGAAGTTCTGTATTGAGCAGTACAATGTTCCTCCAGCGCAAAGATTCGCATTGCTGACAAGAATCAGATATGCACACGCATTCCGGTCCCCCAAAGTATGCAGGCTTTACAGCAAGATTTGCCTTCTTGCTTTCATTGTGCTTGTCCAGGCTAGTGATTCCCATGATGAACTTGCGTCCTTTTTTGCTAATGAACCTGAATACACAAATGAGTTGATCAGGATTGTCAGATCTGAAGAAACCATCTCTGGAAATGTTAGGACGCTAGCAATGAATGCCTTGGGGGCACAATTAGCTGCTTATGCATCATCACATGAGCGGGCAAGGATTTTGAGTGGATCAAGCATCAGTTTTGCTGGTGGTAATCGCATGATCCTCCTGAACGTTTTACAGAGAGCAATCCTGTCACTTAGCAGCTCAAATGACTTGTCATCAGTATCCTTTGTTGAAGCTGTTCTGCAGTTTTACCTGCTACATGTCATATCTTCTTCAAGCTCTGGTAGTGTTATTCGAGGGTCTGGAATGGTGCCAACTTTTTTGCCGCTAGTAGAGGACGCTGATCCTGCACATATACATCTTGTTTGCCTGGCTGTGAAAACACTGCAAAAGCTCCTGGATTATAGTAATGCAGCAGTAACCCTTTTCAAAGATCTAGGTGGAGTTGAGCTTTTGGCTAATAGGTTACAGATAGAAGTGCACAGAGTGATTGACGTGGCTGGAGATACTGACAATTCTATGGTCATTGGTGAGCATTTTAAATCTAGTGAAGAACAAATATATTCTCAAAAGAGACTTATTAGGGTCTTATTGAAGGCACTTGGGTCTGCTACCTATGCTCCTGCAAATTCGGCCAGATCACAGGGTTCTAACGATGCATCTTTACCTGCCACTTTGTGTTTGCTATTTAGTAATGTGGAAAAATTTGGAGGTGATATTTATTCCTCGGCTGTGACTGTTATGAGTGAAATAATTCACAAAGACCCGACATGTTTTCCTGCTCTGCATGAGTTGGGTCTTCCTATTGCTTTTTTGTCTTCAGTGGTATCTGGGATACTACCATCTCCAAAAGCTCTTACTTGTGTACCTAATGGTCTAGGTGCAATTTGCCTTAATCCGAAGGGACTGGAATCTGTAAAAGAAACTTCAGCGTTGCGTTTCCTTGTTGACATATTTACCAACAAGAAGTACGTGGTAGCTATGAATGAAGGTATTGTCCCATTGGCAAATGCTGTAGAAGAGCTGTTACGCCATGTATCTTCACTGAGAGGTACTGGAGTGGATTTAATTATTGAGATCGTTAACAGTATTGCTTCACGTGGTGATGGGGAACATGCGGAGTCATCAGGAAAATCAAGTGAGACTACTGAAATGGACACGGACACAGATAACAGCGAGAGTGTTGCATCCAGCTCATTGGTCGAATCGACTTATTCTTCTGGGGAAACTATCAGCGATGAGCAGTTCATTCAGTTGGCTGTCTTTCATGTGATGGTACTTGTTCATCGTACAATGGAGAACTCTGAAACTTGTCGGTTATTTGTGGAGAAGTCAGGCATTGAATCTCTGTTGAAACTACTCTTACGGCCGAGTGTTGCACAGTCATCTGAAGGGATGTCCATCGCATTACACAGCACCATGGTCTTCAAGACTTTCACCCAACACCACTCTGCTGCACTGGCTCGTGCTTTCTGTTCCTTTCTCAAGGATCATTTGAAAAAAGCTCTGTCTGGATTTGATGTGGTTTCTGGTGCTTTTATGTTGGATCCTAAAAGTACTCCAGATAGGACATTCTCTTCACTTTTTCTAGTTGAGTTTCTTCTATTTCTGGCTGCCTCCAAAGACAACAGATGGGTAACTGCTCTGTTAACAGAGTTTGGAAATGGAAGCAAAGATGTCTTGGAAGATATTGGTCGTATTCATCGTGAAATTCTTTGGCAGTTGGCGTTGCTTGAAGAATCTAAGGTTGATGTGGAGGAAGGTAGTGCTGGTGCAACTGACGAGGCACGACAGTCAGAATTGAGTACAACTGATTCTGAAGAACAAAGATTAAATTCCTTCAGACAGTTCCTTGACCCCTTACTTCGCAGGAGGATGTCAGGGTGGAGTTTTGAATCACAGTTTTTTGATCTGATCAATCTATATCGAGATCTGACTAGAGCTTCTAGTCTTCAGCAACGTCAGACCACTGATGGTCCTTCAACTGTCAGGATAGAAGCTAGTCATCAATCACAACAAGCAGGTTCTCTTGATGATGCTGGTGGCAGTAATAGAAAAGAGGACAAACAGAGGTCCTATTATCATTCTTGCCGTGATATGGTGAAATCCCTGTCAATCCATATCACCCATTTGTTTCAAGAGATGGGCAAAGTAATGCTACTTCCCTCACGTAGGCGGGATGATACGCTCAATGTGTCAGCTCCCTCAAAATCTGTTGCTTCAACTTTTGCTTCAATTGCTATTGATCACATGAATTTTGGAGGTCATGTAACTTCTGGATCGGAGGCATCTGTGTCAACCAAATGTCGTTATTTTGGCAAGGTTATTGAATTTATTGATGGTATTCTGCTGGACAAGCCTGATTCTTGCAATGCTGTTATATTAAATTGCCTTTATGGGCGTGGGGTTCTTCAGTCAGTGTTAACTACGTTTGAAGCTACTAGTCAGTTGCTCTTTGCTGTCAATAGAGCTCCTACTTCTCCTATGGAGACTGATGAGACACATACCAGGCAGGACGGAGTTGAGGATGCGGACCGTTCATGGATATATGGTCCCTTAGGTAGTTATGGGAAGCTGATGGATCATCTGGCAACCTCATCTTTAATTCTATCTCCTTTCACTAAGCATTTACTGACTCAACCTTTGGTTAGTGGTGATATCCCATTTCCACGGGATGAGGAAACATTTGTAAAGGTTCTTCAATCCATGGTATTGAAGACCGTACTTCCCGTTTGGACACATCCACAATTCACAGAATGCAATTATGATTTCATTGCAGCTGTTCTCAACATCATTAGACACATCTACTCTGGAGTAGAAGTCAAAAACACAAACAGTACTGCTACTCGTGTGTCTGGTCCTCCCCCAAATGAAACTACAATTTCTACAATTGTTGAAATGGGGTTCTCCAGGAATAGAGCAGAAGAGGCTTTGAGGCAGGTTGGTTCAAACAGTGTTGAGCTGGCGATGGAGTGGTTGTTCTCACATCCAGAGGAAGTACAAGAAGATGATGAGCTTGCCCGTGCCCTTGCCATGTCACTTGGGAACTCTGGATCGGAGGCAAAGGAAGATGTTCCCAAAGAAAGTAGCGTGaccattgaagaagaaatgGTTCAGCCTCCTCCTGTTGATGAGTTGTTGTCCACATGCCATAAGCTTTTACAGATGAAAGACTCTCTTGCTTTTCCTGTTAGGGATCTTCTTGTGATGATATGCTCCCAGAATGATGGTGAACATCGGTCAGCTGTGGTTTCATTTATTGTTGAACAAGTTAAGGTTTCTAGTAATGTCTCTGAGGATGGAAACCGCAGCATTCTTTTTAATCTCTTTCATGTTCTTGCTCTGATTCTTAATGAAGACACTGATGCCAGAGAGATAGCTGCAAAGACTGGTTTCGTGAGTGTCTCATCTGATCTTCTTTCACAATGGATTTCCAGTACATTTGATAGGGAGAAAGTTCCCAAATGGGTGACAGCAGCTTTTGTTGCAATTGATCGACTTGCTCAAGTGGATCAGAAGGTGAATGCTGATATACTAGAACAGCTGAAGGGAGATGATGCTACACAGAAATCAGTTTCGATCAACGAGGATAAGTATAATAAGTTGCAGTCTTCTTTGTCTCCAAAATATCTGGATGGTCAAGagcagaagcagcttgttgaaATAGCTTGTGGTTGTATGAGGAACCAGCTTCCCTCGGAAACAATGCATGCTGTGTTGCAGCTGTGTGCAACTCTTACAAGAACTCACTCTGTTGCTGTTAACTTTCTGGATGCTGGTGGTTTGCAGTTGCTGCTTTCCTTGCCAACCAGCAGCTTGTTTATTGGGTTTGACAACATTGCCGCTACTATAATAAGACATATTCTTGAGGATCCCCAGACTCTGCAGCAAGCTATGGAAGCAGAGATACGGCATAATGTTGTTTCTGCTTCTAATAGACAGTCAAGTGGAAGGCTCACACCTCGTAATTTCCTGTTAAATTTGACTTCTGTTATTCAGCGGGATCCAGTGATTTTCATGCGGGCTGCTCGTTCTGTGTGCCAAGTGGAGATGGTTGGTGAACGACCTTATGTGGTCCTGTTGAGGGACCGTGAGAAGGACAAAAAGGACAAAGACAAAGACAAAGACAAAGACAGGGAGAAAGAGAAATCAGAAGACAAAGATAAAATGCAGAATGCAGATCTGAAGTCTGGTGTTGGTACTGTGAGCCATGGAGTGCATGGGAAGAGTCTTGATGCGAGTTCTAAGAATGTCAAAGTTCATCGAAAGCCGCCTCACAGCTTTGTAAGTGTTATTGAGCTTCTCTTGGATCCGGTTGTCAAGTTTGTTCCTCCTTTgaaagatgaaccagcaacaaAAGAGAGCCTTGGTTCAACAGATATGGAGATTGATATATCCGCGAACAAGGGTAAAGGAAAAGCTATCGCCTCTGCTTCTGAAGCAAGTGAAGCTGATAACCATGAGTTGTCTGCTTATATGGCTAAGATTGTATTCATTTTGAAGCTTCTGACCGAGATTCTTTTGATGTATACTGCTTCAGTTCACATTTTGCTTAGAAAAGATTCTGAAGTTAGCAGTTGCATAGCTGTTCCTGTACGGACAGGGCACCTTGCTGGTggaatttttcatcatattcttCATAAGTTTTTGCCGTATACCAAGAGTTctaagaaagagagaaaaactgATGTGGACTGGAGGCAAAAACTTTCGAGCAGAGCTAGCCAGTTTCTCGTGGCATCTTGTGTTCGCTCAACAGAGGCAAGGAAAAGAATCTTTACCGAGATTAACAGTGTGTTTAGTGATTTTGTTGAGTTTGGAAGTGGTTTTAGGGCACCTGGAATTGAAATTCAAGCTTTTGTTGATCTTCTCAGTGATGTACTGACCGCTCGTGCACCTACAGGTTCTTCCATCTCAGCAGAAGCTTCAGCTACTTTCATAGATGTTGGTCTTGTTCAATCTCTGACCCGAGCTCTTAATGTCTTGGACCTGGATCATACTGATTCTTCCAAGGTTGTTACTGCTGTTGTGAAAGTTCTGGAGTTGGTAACAAAGGAGCATGTTCATGCAGCTGAGTCCAATGCTGGGAGGGGAGAACAGTCGACAAAAACTCAGGATGATAATCAATCTGGAACTGCTATTGATGCCCTTGCAGTCCTGGCTAATGAAACTTTATCACAGCCTAATGTGAATTCAGTGCCAACAGATCACATAGAGCCCTTTGGCGCAACTCAAAACTTTGGTGGGTCTGAAGCTGTCACTGATGATATGGAACATGACCAGGATATTGATGGAGGTTTTGGTCCATCCAATGAAGATGATTACATGCATGAAAGTAACGAGGACACTAGAAATCTGGAAAATGGCCTTGAGATAAGATTTGAAATCCAGCCTGATGTACaagagcatcttgatgaagatgatgatgaggaggacgatgatgatgatgatgagatgTCAGGTGATGAAGGAGATGAGGTTGATGAAGACGAGGAGGGGGATGAAGAACATAATGACCTCGAGGAAGATGAAGCTCATCACTTACAACATCCTGATACTGATCAAGATGACCAAGAGATTGATGAAGATGACTTTGATGAGGAGGTAATGGATGAAGAGGATGAAGAGGACGAGGATGAGGAGGATGGCGTAATACTTCGTCTGGGTGATGGTATGAATGGAATAAATGTATTTGACCATATTGAAGTTTTTGGTCGAGAGCATAGTCTCTCCAGTGAAACTTTACATGTTATGCCTGTTGAAGTTTTTGGCTCTAGGCGCCAGGGGCGCACGACATCCATCTACAATCTTTTGGGAAGAGGTGGTGACAGCATTGCTCCTTCACAACATCCCCTTCTGGTCGAACCCTCTTCCTTGCTGCAATTGGGTCAGCCACGTCAATCAG AGAGTATCCGTGATGCTTATTCCGATAGGAGCTCAGAAGGAACCTCATCGCGCTTGGATTCCGTTTTCCGTTCTCTCCGGAGCAGTCGTCATGGCCAACGGTTCAATTTTTGGACCAATGATAACCAACAAAGCGGTGGATCAGGTGCCTCTGCTCTTCCACAGGGTTTTGAGGATTTGCTTGTTTCCCACTTGAGGCGGCCTAGCCCTGAGAAATCAGCTGATCAAGATGCTATAGAAGGGTCTCAGAATAGAGGTGAGGCCACCCAGTTCGCTGGATCAGGTGAAATGGCAGCTGAAAGTGCTATGgagaacaataacaacaatgaaGCCAGAGATGCCTCTACCCCCTCAACAGTGTTGGATGAATCTGGTGGTGCTAATGTGACACCTGTAGCAAATGTGTCTTCTCAGGGAACAGATGCACCAAGTAGCCAATCTCAACCTGTCGAAATGCAGTTTGAACAGAACGATGTTGCCATAAGGGATGTTGAGGCAGTTAGCCAAGAAAGCAGTGGAAGTGGTGCAACTCTAGGTGAAAGTCTTCGAAGTCTTGATGTTGAAATTGGAAGTGCTGATGGGCAtgatgatggtggagatagGCAAGGTTCAGCAGATGCTAGAACTAGGAGGACTAACGTATCGTTTGGAAATTCTACTCAGGTAAGTGCGAGAGATGTTGCCCTTCACAGTGTATCTGAAGCTTCAGAACATCCAAATCAAGAAGCAGAACAAGGTGGACCCAATGATGAACAGCAACGTAATGTAGATGCTGATTCTGGATCAATTGATCCTGCATTTCTTGAGGCGCTTCCTGAGGAGTTGCGAGCCGAGGTTCTCTCAGCTCAACAGGGTCAAGCAACTCAACCACCAAATTCTGAGCCTCAAAATGGTGGAGATATTGATCCAGAATTTCTGGCAGCCCTTCCGTCTGACATCAGAGAAGAAGTGTTGGCACAGCAAAGGGCACAGCGGCTGCAGCAGTCACAAGAATTAGAAGGCCAGCCTGTTGAGATGGACACTGTGTCAATTATTGCTACATTCCCTTCAGAACTACGGGAAGAG GTCCTTCTGACATCTTCTGATGCCATTCTTGCTAATTTAACACCTGCTCTTGTGGCGGAAGCAAATATGTTGCGTGAGAGATTTGCACGTAGGTATAACCGAACACTTTTTGGTATGTATCCTAGAAACCGTAGAGGCGACTCTAGGCGGAATGAACAATTGGACAGGGCTGGTGGAACCCTTTCACGTAGATCAGCCGGAAGTAAGCCTCTGGAGGCTGATGGGTCTCCCTTAGTTGACACTGAGGGTTTAAGAGCTTTGGTGAGGTTGCTCCGCGTATTCCAG CCAATATACAAAGTTCCTCTACAGAGGCTGATGTTGAATCTCAGTGCACATGCTGAAACAAGAACTGCTTTAGTGAAAATATTTATGGACTTGTTGATGCTTGATGTCGGACAGCCTGCTACTGATCTGAATACTGCTGAACCCCCATATCGACTATATGGTTGCCAAAGTAATGTGATGTATTCACGTCCTCAACATCTTGATG GAATTCCTCCATTACTATCTCGTCGTGTTCTTGAGACACTTACATACCTGGCAAAGAACCATTCTTTAGTTGCAAAGACTCTACTTGAATTCAGGCTCCCTCGACCAGTGCTGGAAGGGCCAATAGTTCCGGATCAGAGGCGGGGAAAAGCTGTTATGGTTGAGGCTGATGGACCAGATAGATGGCAGCTTGAAGGACAAGTATCTCTGGCATTGCTTTTGGGCCTCTTGAACCATCCCCTTTATTTGAGAAGTGTTGCACATCTTGAGCAG CTGTTAAATCTGCTAGATGTTGTAGTCCAAAACACAGAAAGCAAATCAAATGCGCGTGAAGAACCTGGCACATCCTCTACAGAGCAACTGCCTGGTCCTCCAGTCCAATCTGCTGCTGAAATGAATACTGAATCTCATGCAGCTTCATCTGAGGTTGAGGACAAATCTGGAGCATCGTCCTCTATCACAGGCAGAGACCAAAGTACTGAAAGTATTCTACTCAGTCTACCACAATTAGAACTTCGACGTCTGTGCTCATTGCTTGCCAGAGAAGG TCTTTCAGACAATGCTTACTCTTTGGTAGCTGAGGTACTGAAAAAGTTGGTGGCCATAGCTCCTGCCAtttgtcatttatttattactgAGCTTGCTGGCTCTGTGCAAAGTCTGACCAGATCTGCGATGGATGAGCTAAACAAGTTTAGGGAAGTGGAAAAAGCACTGCTCAGTACCACTTCAACTGATGGCGCTGTGATACTCAGGGTTTTACAAGCATTAAGCTCTCTTGTTGCTTCAATTGGTGACAAGAAAAACGAGAATCAAATTATTTCTGAGAAGGAGCACGGTGTTACTATCTCCCTGGTTTGGGACATTAACACAGCTCTAGAACCTCTATGGCAGGAGCTGAGCACTTGCATTAGCACAATGGAGAGTTTTTCAGAAACAGCACCCAACCTGCCTCACTCATCTATTGTTACCTCATCTAAACCTGCTGGAGCAATGTCTTCGCTCCCTGCAGGCTCACAAAACATTTTACCGTACGTAGAGTCCTTTTTTGTGATGTGTGAGAAGTTGCATCCTGGGCATTTGGGTGCAGGACAGGAGTTCAGTATTGCGACAGTTCCTGATCCAGAAGAGGCTACTGCTTCTGCTATGCAGCCAAAAACACCTACATCTGCAACAAAAGTTGATGAGAAGCACATTGCTTTTGTAAAATTTGCAGAGAAGCACAAAAAACTTCTTAATGCTTTTGTTCGGCAGAATCCTGGACTACTGGAGAAGTCTTTCTCGATCATGCTGAAGGTTCCTCGTTTTGTTGATTTTGACAATAAAAGGTCCTACTTCAGATCTAAGATTAAACATCAACATGATCATCATCACAGTCCTCTGAGAATTTCTGTGAGAAGAGCTTATATACTTGAAGATTCATATAATCAGCTGCGCATGCGGACAACTCAAGAATTGAAAGGGAGATTGACTGTACATTTCCAAGGGGAAGAAGGAATTGATGCTGGTGGACTTACTAGGGAATGGTATCAGTTATTGTCCAGAGTAATTTTTGACAAGGGAGCGCTATTGTTTACTACAGTTGGCAATGAAGCAACATTTCAGCCAAATCCCAACTCTGTGTACCAAACTGAGCACCTCTCGTACTTCAAATTTGTTGGGCGAGTT GTTGGGAAGGCACTATTTGACGGCCAACTTCTTGATGTTCATTTTACACGGTCCTTCTACAAGCACATACTTGATGCTAAAGTGACATATCATGATATCGAAGCTATTGATCCTGACtacttcaaaaatttgaaatggCTGCTTGAG AATGACATCAGTGATATTTTAGACCTTACATTCAGTATTGATGCTGATGAAGAGAAGTTGATACTTTATGAACGCAATGAG GTGACTGATTATGAACTAATCCCAGGTGGACGAAATATCAGAGTCACGGAGGAAAATAAGCAACAGTATGTCAACTTGGTTGCTGAGCATCGGTTGACGACTGCTATCCGTCCTCAGATAAATGCATTTTTGGAAGGATTCAGTGAATTGATTCCGCGAGAGCTGATCTCTATTTTTCATGACAAGGAACTTGAGTTGTTAATTAGCGGTCTTCCAGACATCGATC TTGATGACTTAAGGGCAAATACAGAATATTCTGGATACAGCCCAGGTTCACCTGTTATTCAGTGGTTTTGGGAAGTTGTTCAAGCTTTTAGCAAGGAAGACAAAGCTCGCCTTCTTCAATTTGTCACTGGAACCTCAAAG GTGCCATTGGAAGGGTTTAGTGCACTGCAAGGAATTTCAGGTTCCCAGAAATTTCAGATCCACAAAGCTTATGGCAGTGCTGATCACCTGCCTTCAGCACATACATG TTTCAACCAGTTGGATCTACCAGAGTATCCCTCCAAAGAGCATCTAGAGGAGAGACTACTGCTTGCCATTCATGAAGCTAACGAAGGATTTGGATTTGGTTAA